A genome region from Choloepus didactylus isolate mChoDid1 chromosome 14, mChoDid1.pri, whole genome shotgun sequence includes the following:
- the SCX gene encoding basic helix-loop-helix transcription factor scleraxis, translated as MSFAMLRAAPPGRYLYPEVSMLSEDEDNGSESSGSDEKPCRVHAARCGLQGARRRAGGRRAGSGPGPGGRAGREPRQRHTANARERDRTNSVNTAFTALRTLIPTEPADRKLSKIETLRLASSYISHLGNVLLVGEACGDGQPCHSGPAFYHSARAGSPPLPPPPPPPPPPPPARDGENAQPKQICTFCLSNQRKLSKDRDRKTAIRS; from the exons ATGTCTTTCGCCATGCTGCGCGCGGCGCCGCCCGGCCGCTACCTGTACCCCGAGGTGAGCATGCTGTCGGAGGACGAGGACAACGGCAGCGAGAGCTCGGGCTCCGACGAGAAGCCATGTCGCGTGCACGCGGCGCGCTGCGGCCTCCAGGGCGCCCGGCGGCGGGCAGGGGGCCGGCGTGCGGGGAGCGGCCCGGGGCCCGGGGGGCGGGCGGGCCGGGAGCCCCGGCAGCGGCACACGGCCAACGCGCGCGAGCGGGACCGCACCAACAGCGTGAACACGGCGTTCACGGCGCTGCGCACGCTCATCCCCACCGAGCCGGCCGACCGCAAGCTCTCCAAGATCGAGACGCTGCGCCTCGCCTCCAGCTACATCTCGCACCTGGGCAACGTGCTGCTGGTGGGCGAGGCCTGCGGCGACGGGCAGCCGTGCCACTCGGGACCCGCCTTCTACCACTCTGCGCGCGCCGGGAGCCCCCCGCtgccgcccccgccgccgccgccgccgcccccgccccctGCCCGGGACGGCGAGAACGCCCAGCCCAAGCAGATCTGCACCTTCTGCCTCAGCAACCAGAGGAAGCTG agCAAGGACCGGGACAGAAAGACAGCCATCCGCAGCTAG